One genomic region from Apodemus sylvaticus chromosome 1, mApoSyl1.1, whole genome shotgun sequence encodes:
- the Tex36 gene encoding testis-expressed protein 36, which translates to MAKGRRFNPSLNKDGRWFTHIGLMEKTPESITRTSLKEIHCSYLSEQAERMLPPIYKIREKQAANKNFPFSAHDNRHSFQNSGYYFDSGLGRKKFSPDQKQHISRNFNLWACDYIPSNLDGLSNNQTSYVPKKAVVISTFRRFPRCYDEKWSDFKVAYNQNCAKFLGNQPNEELAVDPKAVSLQACPGSLNLPEALDEVCDVIPSGGHKDSDSTPPHNC; encoded by the exons ATGGCCAAAGGGAGGCGTTTCAACCCATCTTTGAACAAGGATGGAAGATGG TTCACTCATATTGGTCTGATGGAGAAGACACCAGAATCCATCACACGTACTTCCCTGAAGGAAATTCACTGTTCATACTTGTCTGAACAGGCGGAGAGGATGCTGCCACCAATTTACAAAATCCGAGAGAAG CAAGCAGCAAACAAAAACTTCCCTTTCTCTGCACATGACAACCGCCACAGTTTCCAGAACTCTGGATACTATTTTGACTCT GGCTTGGGGCGCAAGAAGTTCTCCCCAGATCAAAAGCAACAcatttctagaaatttcaatCTCTGGGCCTGTGACTACATCCCATCCAATTTGGATGGTCTTTCAAATAACCAAACATCTTATGTACCTAAGAAAGCTGTGGTGATCTCAACTTTCCGACGCTTTCCAAGATGTTACGACGAGAAATGGAGTGACTTCAAGGTTGCTTACAACCAAAACTGTGCAAAGTTTTTAGGAAACCAGCCAAATGAAGAATTAGCTGTGGACCCAAAGGCTGTCTCTCTCCAGGCTTGTCCAGGGTCCCTAAACCTTCCAGAGGCTCTAGATGAGGTTTGCGATGTCATTCCATCAGGTGGTCATAAAGACTCTGACTCAACACCACCCCATAACTGCTGA